In the Ochotona princeps isolate mOchPri1 chromosome 14, mOchPri1.hap1, whole genome shotgun sequence genome, ttaaGAAGAGGGAAGGGGGGGGGGACCTAGAGTGGAAGGCAGCTAAAACAGATTATCTGATGGTGAGATCTAAATTTTGCCCTCACAATTCATATGTCAAAAAATGAAAGATACTGGCAAGCTCAGGCTAATGTCAAGTCACAGGGTATTTATTCTTCATGGTCTTGGAGCTGGGATGTCCAAGATCAAGGTTTTAGCTAATTCACTTCCCTACTGCAAACTCTCTTCCTTGCTGATAGGTAgcgtctctttctctgtgtccttctATAGTGGACAGAGTATTGGAGGCATGCTCTCTGGTGTCTGAACTCATGAGGTCACTAATCTTAGTATGAACCCCCATCTTCCTGTAAATCTAACTGACGCGAAAGGCTCCATCTCTAAATATTGTGATAGGCTTGGGGCCTTAGCATATGGATTTGAAGGGACAGAATTCAGACCATGATTGGTAAAATATGAGCAAACTCTAAGCAAAAAGTATACAAGGACTTGGTAGGAAACTCTGTAGCATAACAAAGGAGAAGTTTGTAAACAGTCTACCCAGGGTAACCAGATAATGGATGGTCTCAGATGCCAGACTGTGGAGTTTAACAATGTCAAATAAATGAACTGGATCAAGGCTAATTTACGAAATGTATTTGCTGAGCTATAACAAGGTGTTTTAATGACAGAGATAATAGAAACTGTAGACAGGATGCCTTGTCCCAGTGTGAAGATGCCACAATTTACCACATCACAGGACTCATCTGTTTTTGAAAGTGATTCAGACAGGTAAAGGAAAGTTAAATGGACATaactgttaggagccagagacttatgggccttagacttggcctacctgacagcctgttgcattgcaacctgcaagcagggctacagcaagcaggatattaggccaagacatcctctgtagagcaagcagaatagaacctccacccttgttcctgttcaaataattagttcctcccctgtttcaatataattgattagttccttccctgcttcagtgaagataattactcccaggaaacccctccctttctccccctcccctagagaagaaggtctatatatgaggagtaaaaataaagagagaggcactcttttccaccaagtacgagtgtccgtgtgtttcttgggccagcagtccggggctagcagcccggcattcccagtccaccctcagggtttgagcgtcgtgtcctgcatgTCGGGACAATAACGGTAAAACAATCTCAGAAAACACCTAGGCTAaaagaaatgcacacacacacacacacacacacttctcacaGGGCCTCTTTTTCGAGCAATTGTCCTCCATTGGGAAGACaggagaaaaggggaaaaggGCAGCTTTACAGCTGCGGTGTCTACAAAACTGTTGGATGGAGGCATTATATTAAGAAATATGATTGTAGGGAGTCTCAGagaacacaaaaaaaaaaaaaaaagaaaaaaaaaagaaatatgatgaCTATAGCCACATTTCTTCATCTTGTTTTCTTCAACTTAAGGAGTAGGCAGTCTTAAAAaaagggatgtgggcatctcaactgTCAAGGCAAATACCTATCCaggattttctcttttcttttgtagtaaaaagaagtaattttaCCAGGCAGAACTGATAACTGTTTAATAGTCTATCTTTTACTCTTCTTAAccatttttcccctttccttcttctcttcccttttctcctttcctcagaTTCGTCTTCCTTTCcttcaataaaatgttttctatgCAATCTGCCTTAGTTATGGTGGTAGTATTAATGGACTCTGCCTTTCGGGAGCATACATAAATAATAAGATTAGCTACTCATAGAATATATCAAAAAGAATGGCAATTTTACTGGATCATTTTTCTGCTAATCAGTTTTACTTGCTTCCTCTAACATTTCTTGTTAGTTCATTAACTTAACAAGACAAAAGAGTACTGAGTGGATGCAGCACAGTGAGAAAGGCAAAGCGGCCTTCTCGTTCAGCCAGAGCCTCGATTATTTACGAAGTCCATTATGATTCATTAGTTAGGAAGTGAGAAGTCACCCTACACCAGTAATGATAACTTAAATCTCAAAAACAGAGGGGagttgggtctggcacagtagcctagctaaatgtcctcaccttacataagccaggatcccatatgaacaccagttctaatcccagcagcctggcttcccatccagatttctctatgtggtctgggaaagcagtagaggatggcccaaagccttgggaccccgcacccacatgggaaatgcggaggaagctcctggttcctggcttcaaattggctcagctccggctggagtggacactcagggagtgaaccagcatacagatgttcctctctgtctatgcCCCTCTCCgtgtatccgactttccaataaaaacaaataaatctttaaagaaaaaagagggaaaaaaatttagAAGAGTTGCAAATACAGGAGTGGGAAGGAGTAAAGTTGAACAAAAGTAAACCATATTAGTTTTCAAGTCAGAACATTCAGAGACTGAACCTTTCTAACACAGCTTGAGGCATATCCATCTTCTTATTTCACAGGTCCATAAGCTCAACACATCTAAACCTGTGAACAAATAATTTTTCCTTCCATACCAGGCTATCTTCTCCTGTATTCTCTATATTGaccaagatgaaaagaaaaagttaGTTAAAAATTCAATAGAAAACCCAGTTTTTGTAGCACAAGTTTTCACcatctacttttaaaatatatgtatttatacatagtGGTCAAATGACATGTTAATGATATGACTTAGGCTCTTAAGAATACTTCATATCCTACCTTCCCTATTGACCACATTGGCCACCTTCCCTCCTCTATCCTTATTCCTTTTCTTCCCCTAACTTTTACAATGGTGTGTTTTCATTTAGTTTCACAATCAtaagcttaacactccattaggtaaaggtATCAACCCatagcaagtaaaaaaaaaaaaaaaaaaaaaaacacaaaaccactATTTTGTAGgagtaaatacaaaggctgtaaacaatatTCAAATTTCAGGATGTCAATCTCATtcctacaggtttttttttttttttttttttttttgagtagggaaaacagaatatttctctttttaggactggcttatttcataaGGGTTTATAAGTTGTATCCACTTAGTTGCAAAAGACATCATTCTATTttatggctgggtagtattccatagtgtgttTGCACTACATTTTCTTCAGTCATCTACATTGTATAACTCTAGAAGGAATTGAGACTGTGGGACTTTTTGGGACCCTTGATGTACAGCAGTAGATTAGGCTGtctgtaaaagcagcagaagttgatccaagcacttgcacccctgcccccacgtgAGAAATGGGGATAgagtcccagctcttggcttgtgtttggcccagccccagcctttatGGCTATTTAGGGGATAAACGGGCAGAGGGCTCTctctccaattctgcctttcaaaaagtaaCGTCAATCTTCCCTCCGGGTTTCATTTTTACAAACGGTTGTAGCGACAGCATTagatttgtattttttgaaattcTGATGTTACATGGCCCTTTATTTTACTTCATGAAATGATAACGGCAGTTGAGGATGCATTTGTATTTGTGTGATCTGGAGATCTTACTCAGTAAAATAAAAGCACACAACAAGTAGTTATAATAACTATGAGCCAGGATTCCTATAAGTGCTTTGTTACTTTTACCAGTGGTCGTTGGAGATTTTACTGAACTTAAGAATTATCTGGAAGTTTGGCTACCGCCCCCCCTTCCCAGATTCTGGCATTAGCCAGGCTGTAATCTTTAATTCACTCTGCAATAATCCAGACACTCGGTAGGCAGAGGTCCTTAAAATACAAGTAATGTGATTCACTCAGTGAGTCATAGCTTGGAAATTACTGCTTAATTTCTTGAGATAATGGGACATACCTTGGTTTTCATACGTTTTTACAGAATTGACTGAGTAAACTGAACACAACCTTGTTTTTACTAAAAAAAGAGTTCCAAATTTTTGCAAATTGGGAATTGTCTCTATTCTTTCCAGAACTACCCCTTTTCCATTTGCACACCTCATGACAGGTGTTTATCCGAACTATGTCCAGTGTTTTATGAAACACGGGGTGGGTTAAACCCTTCGGTTTCAAAAGCAACATCAGGTTTTCACCTTGCCCCCACCATTTGGCCCTAGAACCCGTTTGATTCTTATTCGATTTAGGGATTGCCTCGTAAAGAGCAAAGTAACCACTGGCAATTGCGCTCCAGAGAGGGGCGAGGCAGGCTAGTTTCCGCGGTGCCTAGGCCTGCACGGGAGCGCCCGGGTAGAAGCCTGCAGAGAACACACCCGCCTCCCAGCCTCTCTCCGGCTCCGATCCGGAGCCTCCGCCAAGCAGCCCGGCGCTCCCCGGGAGCTTTGTGTGTGCGCTGGGCTCCCAGACCTACAGGCCCCGGAGGGCAGCTCCACCACCGCAGACAGGACACGCCTCAGCCCGGGCGCAAATTCCCGGCCTCTTCTGGCCTCCAGCCAGCAGCCACCGCCCGCCACCCCGTCTCCACCACCGGCACCAGGGCTGCCCCGTCGGGCGCCGAACTCGTCTGCGCCCGGGCCCACCGCGCGGTAGGGACGGGACCGATGTGGCGCATGCGTGCTGGCGCCACCAGGTGCGGGAGCTGCGGCGGTGGGGACGGTGGCGGTCGAGGGCGCGGCGGGCCTGGCCGTCCGGGCCGCGTccggggaggcggcggcggcggcggcagcggcagcggcgtGGGCTGGCGAGGCCGGGCGGGCGGCGCCCGACAGCAGCTGGAGGAGCGGTTCGCCGACCTGGCAGCCAGCCACCTGGAGGCCATCCGCGCGCGGGACGAACGGGACCGGCAGAACGCGCGGCTGCGCGAGGAGAACGCCCGCCTGCGGCTTGAGAACCGCAGGCTGAAGCGTGAGAACCGCAGCCTCTTCCGTCAGGCTCTGCGGTTCCCGGGCGAAGGCGGCGACTGGGCGACCACGGCGGGGACCCCGGGCCCGGAAGAGACCGGCACGAACCGGAGGCCTGGAGGCGGCGACCCCGAGGATGAGTCGGGGAACCCCAAGGCCCTGCGGGCCCGGCTGGAGAAGCTCGAAGCCATGTACCGTCGggccctgctgcagctgcacctCGAGCAGCGAGGACCACGCCCGGCCAGGGACAAGGAGGAGGCGCAGGAGGCTTGGGAGCCCCGCGGCCCGGAGCCCCCAGAGCCCTTGGAGCCCTCGCAGCCCCCggagccccagcagccccagcagcccatgcagccctggctgtagccCGAGGCGGGGCCTCGCGCGGCCCCTCCTCCGCCGTCCCGGGCCTGGCGCACACCGCGCCCGCTGAAGCTGGCCCAGAGCGTGCTCGGCCAGGTCCCTCGCCAGCGGACACTTCCGGGAGGCGCCTGGCGTGGTGCCCGCGGCCCCAGGGATGGTGGACGGTGCCAGTCCCCGGGTCCTTCTCCTCTCCACCCCCGCCGAGAACAGAGCACTTGCTCCTGCCGCGGCTGCTCTCCGTGGAGAGAGGCCTGGTAGCACAGGGGCTGCTTTTGATTAAGAACTGGGTGCCAGTAA is a window encoding:
- the TUSC1 gene encoding tumor suppressor candidate gene 1 protein; amino-acid sequence: MWRMRAGATRCGSCGGGDGGGRGRGGPGRPGRVRGGGGGGGSGSGVGWRGRAGGARQQLEERFADLAASHLEAIRARDERDRQNARLREENARLRLENRRLKRENRSLFRQALRFPGEGGDWATTAGTPGPEETGTNRRPGGGDPEDESGNPKALRARLEKLEAMYRRALLQLHLEQRGPRPARDKEEAQEAWEPRGPEPPEPLEPSQPPEPQQPQQPMQPWL